From Daucus carota subsp. sativus chromosome 6, DH1 v3.0, whole genome shotgun sequence, the proteins below share one genomic window:
- the LOC108228136 gene encoding uridine nucleosidase 1 produces the protein MANHKIEAADGVVAVDPASSPPQKIIIDTDPGIDDSMAIMMAFQMAGLEILGLTTVFGNVSTKDATNNALLLCEIAGCQHVPVAEGSSEPLKGGIPRVADFVHGSDGLGNTFLPPPKSKKIEKSACEFLVDKVNEYPGEVSILALGPLTNLALAVKRDSSFAKKVKRVVVLGGSFFALGNVNPAAEANIYGDPEAADILFTSGANIEVIGINITTQVKLTDDDLSELRESEGKHAKLLSDMCKFYRDWHVKSDGVYGIFLHDPVSFVALVRPDLFKYKKGVVRVETQGICIGHTLMDQGLKKWNTSNPWTGYSPISVAWTVNVDEVRACIKKLLMAP, from the exons ATGGCGAATCATAAAATTGAAGCTGCGGATGGAGTGGTTGCAGTGGACCCCGCTTCTTCTCCCCCTCAAAAGATCATTATCGACACTGATCCTGGCATTG ATGATAGCATGGCAATCATGATGGCTTTCCAAATGGCTGGTTTGGAGATATTAGGACTAACTACAGTATTCGGCAATGTTTCAACAAAAGATGCTACAAACAATGCTTTATTACTC TGTGAGATCGCTGGATGTCAACATGTCCCTGTCGCAGAAGGTAGCTCTGAGCCTCTGAAG GGAGGAATTCCACGTGTCGCAGACTTTGTTCATGGTTCGGATGGATTGGGTAATACATTTTTACCTCCACCAAAATCCAAGAAAATTGAAAAGTCAGCCTGTGAATTTTTGGTTGACAAGGTTAATGAATATCCTGGTGAAGTATCCATTCTTGCATTGGGACCACTGACGAATTTAGCTTTG GCTGTCAAAAGAGATTCATCCTTTGCAAAGAAGGTTAAGAGAGTGGTTGTACTTGGTGGATCTTTCTTCGCTTTGGGCAATGTTAATCCTGCTGCTGAAGCGAAT ATTTATGGGGACCCTGAAGCTGCAGATATATTGTTCACTTCTGGGGCTAATATTGAGGTTATTGGCATAAACATTACAACTCAAGTCAAACTCACAG ATGATGATTTATCTGAACTAAGGGAGTCTGAAGGAAAACATGCTAAGCTTCTGTCTGATATGTGCAAATTTTATCGAGACTGGCATGTAAAATCAGATGGTGTATATG GGATTTTCCTTCATGACCCAGTAAGTTTCGTTGCTCTGGTAAGGCCTGATCTCTTTAAATATAAGAAGGGGGTCGTGAGGGTTGAGACACAGGGAATCTGTATAGGTCATACGCTGATGGACCAAGGATTGAAGAA GTGGAATACGAGTAATCCTTGGACAGGTTATTCTCCTATTTCTGTTGCGTGGACAGTTAATGTTGATGAAGTGCGTGCCTGTATAAAAAAACTATTAATGGCACCATGA
- the LOC108224471 gene encoding GDSL esterase/lipase At5g03610-like has protein sequence MDLLKPLLQICFFFTLHLLITTQGAKDSSAQNGLIHKHGPKPKLFVFGDSYADTGNIRKSLSSSWKQPYGLTFPGKPAGRFSDGRVLTDYIAKSMGIKSPTPYQWKSFAKKRLHYGMNFAYGGTGVFDTNVLLPNMTTQIDFLEKLMLDDPVYVKADLQSSLVLVTLSGNDYGHFYTTGGTAQGLQSFITQVVNQLALNLKRIETMGARRIAVTGLQPLGCLPRSTVVSAFQQCNKTENTAVNFHNLLLQQAVAKLNNESNSRKPVFTILDLYTSFTTALKNKGDHPGATTFETPLKPCCVGISSDNFCGSLDDKGVKLYTVCKNPESAFFWDTAHPTQAGWHAVYYSSLKATLEHSF, from the exons ATGGATCTCCTTAAACCACTCCTCCAGATCTGCTTCTTCTTCACTCTTCATCTTCTCATTACAACTCAAg GTGCGAAAGATTCATCAGCCCAAAACGGACTCATCCATAAACATGGCCCAAAGCCCAAGCTGTTTGTGTTCGGAGACTCGTACGCAGATACAGGCAACATAAGAAAATCACTTTCAAGTTCCTGGAAGCAGCCATATGGTCTCACTTTTCCCGGCAAACCCGCCGGAAGATTCTCCGACGGCCGTGTCCTCACCGATTACATTG CCAAGTCTATGGGAATCAAGTCTCCTACACCTTACCAGTGGAAAAGCTTTGCGAAAAAACGTCTGCACTATGGGATGAACTTTGCCTATGGGGGAACAGGAGTGTTTGACACAAACGTTTTGTTGCCAAATATGACCACCCAGATTGATTTTCTAGAGAAACTTATGCTTGATGATCCAGTATATGTCAAGGCTGACCTGCAATCATCATTGGTTCTAGTCACTCTCTCCGGCAATGATTATGGTCATTTTTATACCACAGGTGGCACTGCTCAG GGATTACAGTCCTTTATTACTCAAGTGGTTAACCAACTAGCGCTGAACTTGAAACGTATTGAAACAATGGGTGCGAGGAGAATAGCCGTGACAGGTCTACAACCCTTGGGATGTCTCCCTCGTTCCACAGTGGTGTCTGCTTTTCAACAATGCAATAAGACTGAGAATACGGCTGTGAATTTCCACAACCTCTTGTTGCAGCAAGCAGTGGCAAAGTTGAACAACGAGAGTAACAGCAGGAAGCCAGTCTTCACCATTCTTGATCTTTATACGTCATTCACCACCGCACTCAAGAACAAAGGGGATCATCCAG GGGCTACGACGTTTGAGACCCCGCTTAAGCCATGTTGTGTGGGAATAAGCAGTGACAAtttctgtggaagcttggaTGACAAGGGAGTTAAACTGTACACTGTGTGTAAGAATCCTGAATCGGCATTCTTTTGGGACACAGCTCACCCGACACAAGCGGGATGGCATGCAGTCTATTATTCGTCCTTGAAAGCCACTCTTGAACACAGTTTTTAG
- the LOC108228137 gene encoding hypersensitive-induced response protein 1 — protein sequence MGNILCCVQVDQSTVAIKEQFGKFSDVLDPGCHCLPWCFGYQVAGHLSLRVQQLDVKCETKTKDNVFVNVVASIQYRALSEKANDAFYRLTNTRSQIQAYVFDVIRGTVPKLDLDAAFEQKNDIAKAVEEELEKAMSHYGYEIVQTLIVDIEPDEHVKRAMNEINAAARLRMAATEKAEAEKILQIKRAEGEAESKYLSGVGIARQRQAIVDGLRDSVIGFSVNVPGTTAKDVMDMVLVTQYFDTMKEIGAASKSSAVFIPHGPGAVRDVAAQIRDGLLQGSSSQH from the exons ATGGGTAACATCCTCTGTTGTGTTCAAGTTGATCAGTCTACTGTGGCTATTAAGGAGCAATTTGGAAAATTCAGCGACGTACTCGATCCAGGATGCCACTGCCTGCCATGGTGCTTTGGCTATCAGGTGGCCGGTCATCTGTCTCTTAGGGTCCAGCAGCTGGATGTCAAGTGTGAAACCAAAACAAAG GACAATGTATTTGTCAATGTTGTAGCATCAATTCAGTATCGTGCCCTGTCAGAGAAGGCGAATGATGCGTTTTACCGACTCACAAATACAAGGTCACAGATTCAAGCATACGTCTTTGATG TTATCAGAGGTACAGTTCCGAAGCTCGACCTAGATGCTGCTTTTGAGCAAAAAAATGATATTGCCAAGGCTGTAGAGGAAGAACTTGAGAAG GCAATGTCTCATTACGGATATGAGATCGTCCAGACACTGATAGTTGACATAGAACCTGACGAGCATGTTAAGAGAGCAATGAATGAAATTAATGCCG CTGCAAGGCTGAGGATGGCAGCTACTGAGAAGGCTGAGGCTGAAAAGATTCTTCAAATCAAGAGAGCTGAAGGCGAGGCTGAGTCGAAGTACCTCTCTGGTGTGGGTATAGCACGTCAGCGCCAGGCAATTGTGGATGGTTTAAGGGACAGTGTGATTGGCTTCTCAGTTAATGTTCCAGGCACAACTGCGAAAGATGTAATGGACATGGTTCTAGTCACACAGTATTTTGACACCATGAAGGAAATTGGTGCTGCATCAAAGTCTTCTGCCGTGTTCATACCTCACGGACCTGGTGCAGTTCGTGACGTTGCAGCTCAGATTCGTGACGGACTTCTACAGGGATCTTCCTCCCAGCATTAG
- the LOC108226255 gene encoding uncharacterized protein LOC108226255: MGHPVTEVANKISWFCVVLLGIMLVLNFCESITSTAEQAEKLNVYSLTRRACDEIYVVGEGETLQSISEKCGDPYIVEFNPHIHDPDDVFPGLVIKITPNFSNL; this comes from the coding sequence ATGGGTCATCCAGTGACTGAAGTAGCGAATAAGATATCATGGTTTTGTGTTGTGTTGTTGGGAATAATGCTAGTGTTGAACTTCTGCGAGTCCATAACTTCTACAGCAGAGCAAGCGGAGAAGCTAAATGTTTACAGTTTGACGAGAAGAGCATGCGACGAGATTTACGTGGTGGGAGAAGGAGAGACACTGCAGAGCATAAGTGAAAAGTGCGGGGATCCGTATATTGTTGAGTTCAATCCTCATATTCATGATCCTGATGATGTTTTTCCAGGCCTTGTTATCAAAATTACTCCTAATTTTAGCAACTTATAG